In one window of Vibrio sp. JC009 DNA:
- a CDS encoding IS110 family transposase translates to MKYSTVIAIDLAKSVFQVCKMNFDGKIIFNREMSRKKLLEFLAREKATLVAMESCSTTNYWARYAKEQGHEVKAIAPRRAAAFRQGQKTDANDAIAIAIAATQSQIKSCRIPTVEEQCQQSIVHMRDLLVRQKVSISNQLRSYLLEFGIPITKGDKALREAIPYVLEDADNGLTGQFRACLSQMYEQFINLIEQVEAFTQQLQQSIAQDKVCRRLQALEGVGPVCSVLLKVALGQAEHFSKGREASACLGLTPVQHSSGGKQKIGSIAKKCGHNMLRSALFRGALTVVCKLEKREARTGKEQWLKDLTTRRGKKVAAIALANKTVRTALAMIKSDEEYKPQPLVA, encoded by the coding sequence ATGAAATATTCTACCGTTATTGCTATTGACCTTGCAAAGAGTGTTTTTCAGGTCTGTAAGATGAATTTCGATGGCAAGATTATTTTTAATCGAGAAATGAGCCGTAAGAAACTGCTGGAATTTTTAGCCAGGGAAAAAGCAACACTGGTAGCAATGGAGTCATGCAGTACAACCAACTATTGGGCTCGATATGCTAAAGAGCAAGGGCATGAAGTGAAGGCTATTGCCCCACGTCGGGCAGCTGCATTCAGGCAGGGCCAAAAAACCGATGCCAATGACGCTATTGCCATTGCTATCGCAGCTACGCAATCTCAAATAAAATCCTGTCGCATACCAACCGTTGAAGAGCAGTGTCAGCAATCCATCGTTCATATGCGAGATCTACTGGTTAGGCAGAAGGTAAGTATAAGTAATCAACTGCGTTCCTATTTACTGGAGTTTGGCATTCCGATCACTAAAGGTGATAAAGCATTGAGAGAAGCCATTCCTTATGTTCTTGAGGACGCTGATAACGGATTAACCGGCCAGTTTAGAGCTTGCCTGAGTCAGATGTATGAGCAGTTTATAAATTTGATAGAGCAAGTAGAAGCTTTTACACAACAACTACAGCAGTCAATAGCGCAAGATAAAGTGTGCAGGCGGTTACAAGCTCTGGAGGGGGTTGGCCCAGTATGCTCAGTTTTATTAAAAGTAGCGTTAGGCCAGGCAGAGCATTTTAGTAAGGGTAGAGAAGCTTCAGCTTGTCTGGGGTTAACACCCGTTCAACACAGTAGTGGTGGTAAACAGAAAATAGGTTCTATCGCTAAAAAGTGTGGTCACAACATGTTGCGTAGTGCACTCTTTCGAGGAGCCTTAACAGTTGTGTGTAAACTGGAAAAACGAGAAGCCCGGACAGGAAAAGAGCAATGGCTTAAAGATCTGACCACAAGGCGAGGCAAAAAAGTTGCAGCTATTGCTTTGGCAAATAAAACGGTGAGAACGGCTCTTGCCATGATAAAAAGTGATGAGGAATATAAGCCACAACCACTTGTGGCTTAA
- a CDS encoding DUF2798 domain-containing protein: MATLNSIVTSVRSSIAPLLTKRTGIVLGVMILMRGIVTGVMTYMDNGFTSTFFADWLSLLAKMMFIMMPCALVAIKLLSELIKKLMPDAKDNLRTLVMVVIMVLGMESSMTFSTALSSVGTADISLFMQAWLKDLATALPVSLTTMIIMALAIKPRIKKYLGFEEQKVAS; encoded by the coding sequence ATGGCTACTCTGAACTCAATTGTAACTTCTGTCCGTTCATCAATTGCGCCTTTGCTGACCAAAAGAACCGGCATTGTTTTGGGCGTTATGATTCTGATGCGCGGTATCGTCACCGGCGTAATGACTTATATGGATAACGGATTTACCAGTACTTTTTTCGCTGACTGGCTAAGTCTTTTGGCAAAAATGATGTTTATCATGATGCCTTGTGCCTTAGTCGCAATTAAGCTACTGAGCGAATTGATTAAAAAACTGATGCCGGACGCAAAAGATAACCTGAGAACCCTAGTTATGGTGGTGATTATGGTACTGGGTATGGAGTCGAGCATGACATTCAGCACAGCATTAAGCAGCGTTGGTACTGCGGATATCAGCCTGTTTATGCAGGCATGGTTAAAAGACTTAGCAACCGCTCTTCCCGTTAGCCTGACAACCATGATAATTATGGCACTGGCCATTAAGCCACGAATTAAGAAGTACCTTGGTTTTGAAGAGCAAAAAGTAGCAAGTTAA
- a CDS encoding MarR family transcriptional regulator translates to MSESRSLDSLFQLVHLLKRQYQNKMEQLDIGITPMHMGVLKVIRRNPQCTAIDVSNFLNRDKSQVTRLLNSLIKDGIIEKELNPADKRSHYLRITSSGEKIMEQIAGVDSQMDQLITKNLSPEELEEFQRLAGKVAKGLRD, encoded by the coding sequence ATGTCGGAAAGCAGATCGTTAGATAGCCTGTTTCAGTTAGTTCACCTGTTAAAGCGCCAATACCAAAATAAAATGGAGCAGCTTGATATTGGAATTACTCCAATGCATATGGGGGTTCTTAAAGTGATCAGGAGAAATCCACAATGCACCGCGATAGACGTTTCGAATTTCCTGAATCGTGATAAGTCTCAGGTTACCCGCCTGCTTAATTCTCTGATTAAAGACGGTATTATCGAAAAGGAACTCAATCCGGCTGATAAGCGCAGTCATTACCTGCGTATTACATCAAGTGGCGAAAAGATCATGGAGCAGATTGCGGGAGTTGATAGCCAGATGGATCAGCTAATCACAAAAAACCTTAGCCCTGAAGAGCTGGAAGAGTTTCAGCGTCTTGCCGGAAAAGTGGCTAAGGGACTGCGTGATTAG
- a CDS encoding ATP-binding protein, with product MQDESKVNHLYDSVLTGEMLFQKSITPMMIVDTTRTIIKANNRFCDMFGYALKEIVGKKTVILTPTGEHFSRYAKAFEETRDGSIESNELLYKKSDGSLFWVKLTGMPLETEAGNFVIWSFDDISEEVSTREELEKSYKELEAMKEKAERSDQAKSNFLANMSHEIRTPMNAIIGLSNLTLNTELTRIQHDYLTKIEGAAVSLLGIINDILDSSKIEAGKLQIEKVSFSLDDLLKKLRSLVSIDAENKGLSFEIEIDSRVPRHLVGDPMRLGQILINLVGNAIKFTEAGQVLVRVQEQTSAENTGDDEQTRLHFEVIDSGIGISPEHKEKLFQAFNQADGSTTRKYGGTGLGLNISKSLVEMMGGSISVTSEPGKGSCFSFTVCLAKEAPVKPKNQQAASDTNQSTEGAFQGTQVLLVEDNKVNQTVAIALLKSQGIDVVLAENGKEAVEAAMGTTGFDAILMDIQMPEMDGYQAMKLIRETYSSQELPIIAMTAYAMEQEKQKCLDAGADDIVTKPILPEILFAALSKWIAQNR from the coding sequence ATGCAAGATGAGTCTAAAGTAAACCACCTCTACGATTCGGTTTTAACCGGAGAAATGCTTTTTCAAAAAAGCATTACGCCTATGATGATCGTCGACACTACCCGTACCATTATCAAGGCTAACAATCGATTCTGTGACATGTTCGGTTACGCGCTTAAAGAGATTGTAGGCAAAAAAACCGTCATTCTGACACCAACCGGAGAGCACTTCAGCCGGTATGCAAAAGCCTTTGAAGAGACGCGGGACGGCTCCATTGAGAGCAATGAGCTGCTGTATAAAAAGAGTGATGGTTCCCTGTTTTGGGTAAAGTTAACAGGCATGCCTCTTGAAACAGAAGCCGGCAACTTTGTTATCTGGTCATTTGACGATATCAGCGAAGAGGTCAGCACCAGGGAGGAGCTTGAAAAGAGCTATAAAGAGCTGGAAGCCATGAAGGAAAAGGCGGAGCGCTCAGATCAGGCAAAAAGTAATTTCCTTGCCAATATGAGCCATGAAATACGCACACCAATGAATGCCATTATCGGCCTTTCGAATCTCACTCTGAATACCGAACTCACCCGCATCCAGCATGACTACCTGACCAAAATAGAAGGCGCTGCAGTATCACTTTTAGGCATCATTAACGACATACTGGACTCTTCTAAAATCGAGGCGGGTAAGTTGCAGATAGAAAAGGTCAGCTTTTCTCTGGATGATTTACTGAAAAAGCTGCGCAGCCTGGTTTCTATTGATGCTGAAAATAAAGGGTTATCATTTGAGATTGAAATAGACTCCAGGGTACCCCGGCATCTTGTTGGTGATCCGATGCGCCTGGGGCAAATACTGATTAACCTTGTAGGCAATGCCATCAAGTTCACTGAAGCGGGGCAAGTACTTGTCAGAGTACAAGAGCAGACTTCAGCCGAAAACACGGGGGACGACGAACAGACCCGGCTTCATTTTGAGGTTATTGATTCAGGAATAGGTATCAGCCCGGAACACAAAGAAAAACTGTTTCAGGCGTTTAATCAAGCAGATGGATCGACAACACGAAAATATGGTGGCACAGGTCTTGGACTGAATATCAGTAAGAGTTTGGTTGAGATGATGGGTGGAAGCATCTCGGTAACCAGTGAACCCGGAAAAGGCAGCTGTTTCAGCTTTACGGTTTGTTTAGCAAAAGAAGCTCCGGTGAAACCCAAAAACCAACAAGCAGCATCAGACACAAACCAATCCACAGAAGGCGCATTTCAGGGGACTCAGGTTCTGCTGGTGGAGGATAACAAGGTCAACCAGACTGTGGCTATCGCATTACTGAAAAGCCAGGGAATTGATGTTGTACTTGCTGAAAATGGGAAAGAAGCCGTTGAGGCAGCAATGGGCACCACCGGCTTTGATGCGATCCTTATGGATATACAGATGCCCGAAATGGATGGATATCAGGCCATGAAACTAATCCGGGAGACCTACTCTTCTCAGGAGCTTCCTATTATTGCAATGACCGCTTATGCAATGGAGCAAGAAAAGCAAAAATGTCTGGATGCGGGAGCAGACGATATTGTGACTAAACCGATACTTCCGGAAATCCTGTTTGCTGCCTTATCAAAGTGGATAGCTCAAAATAGATAG
- a CDS encoding ElyC/SanA/YdcF family protein, whose protein sequence is MKLNWSRLKTKLSIRQIRITARAMKASIGILIGLLFSIFMADRLVSWTTYKNIYEETRQLPDYDVALVLGTSKYLGKILNDYYTNRIEAAIELYQSEKVDAFLLSGDNAHRSYNEPWTMKRDLLKAGIPEKAIHLDYAGFRTLDSIVRSKEIFGADEFIIVTQKFHCERALFIASHFDIQAVCLAVPGPKQHSGISIRIREVFARVKAVLDLYIFHTMPKFLGPKAPIKPNYLQSGNYQLAHPE, encoded by the coding sequence ATGAAGCTAAATTGGTCCAGGCTTAAAACAAAGCTCAGTATCCGTCAGATAAGAATCACCGCCCGGGCAATGAAAGCTTCGATCGGCATTCTTATCGGCCTTCTGTTTTCCATTTTTATGGCAGACAGGCTGGTCAGTTGGACCACGTATAAAAACATCTATGAAGAAACCCGCCAGCTTCCGGACTATGATGTGGCCTTAGTTCTGGGAACCAGTAAATATCTTGGTAAAATTCTTAACGACTATTACACCAACCGCATTGAAGCCGCCATTGAGCTCTATCAGTCCGAAAAGGTTGATGCCTTTCTTCTGAGCGGCGATAACGCCCACCGCTCTTACAACGAACCCTGGACCATGAAAAGGGATCTGCTAAAAGCCGGCATTCCGGAAAAAGCCATTCATCTGGATTACGCAGGCTTTCGCACGCTGGACTCCATTGTCCGCTCTAAAGAGATTTTCGGTGCCGATGAATTTATTATCGTCACCCAAAAATTCCACTGTGAACGGGCACTCTTTATCGCCAGTCATTTTGATATTCAGGCCGTCTGCCTTGCCGTTCCGGGACCAAAACAGCACTCAGGTATCAGCATCCGCATAAGAGAAGTTTTCGCCCGGGTAAAAGCCGTGCTGGATCTCTATATCTTCCATACCATGCCTAAGTTTTTAGGGCCTAAAGCGCCTATCAAGCCTAATTATCTTCAGAGTGGGAATTATCAACTGGCTCATCCTGAGTAA
- a CDS encoding DUF3392 domain-containing protein — MLEVLAPVGKHIVPYTPEISTALVACLLVMFGSDINRFLRRTLSGQHFIVRTLAFILLNAFGYGMLIVYAAPYLSRQLRELNPGDMMALVVVSFIVIGMWAQRNRHV; from the coding sequence ATGCTCGAAGTACTCGCTCCCGTGGGTAAGCATATCGTTCCCTATACCCCGGAAATTTCAACGGCGCTGGTAGCCTGTCTGCTGGTGATGTTCGGCAGTGATATCAACCGCTTTTTAAGAAGAACGCTGTCAGGCCAGCATTTTATTGTCCGGACTCTGGCTTTTATTCTTCTTAACGCCTTTGGTTACGGGATGCTGATAGTGTATGCTGCACCTTACCTCTCCCGGCAGCTCAGAGAGCTGAACCCCGGTGATATGATGGCTCTTGTTGTGGTTAGTTTTATTGTTATCGGTATGTGGGCGCAAAGAAACAGACACGTATGA
- a CDS encoding helicase-related protein, with translation MQSLPIDSLRSDFHSLIPNQHLVVEAETGSGKSTCLPVWAAEHGRVLVIEPRRIACTSLAEFIAESEQTKLGDKIGYAIKLDSKFSDKSQVVFVTPGVALRWFAENKLNEFDLVMVDEFHERRWDTDLLVALLKENNQHRMIVTSATMEGEKLAAYIGAKRLVSEGRMFKVDIRYLAREYNTLPDSRNLEQNVCDQILQRIDETDGDLLVFLPGKKEINQCAQRLNKLSGVEVVRLHASVSDSERHRALNRLDKQKVVLATNVAETSLTIPNITLVIDSGLERRTSQRNGRTVLSLKSISKASARQRSGRAGRVRDGLCVRLYGEHAALELMTPPELLREELTEAMLAAACCGSRLTELHFLDALPEKSLASAETMLKNMQAIDERGDITRHGQVLYPLPIDAIYADLLTRMPIKPLREAMLDLAAALSVPATIFKIPSNEEQLEELAKWEPNACDGAVLIRLVRGEKAPFLEIDQDALKEARGLAQQMRDALELPALDVASRYNRSEWLKAIIAIHPELVYVRREKRREAMGNGKAELMPGRNSLFADKDEAAIVLDQHSIPGRGVKQTLNLGSVMLPVPVSELIEMEIGQWCQGETVVEEGVLYSRLNLIYAGRTLSSKKVMPEGELLLKPIVDAVQSGSIFPGFAEKRAREIQLWKLYVELGLDESCTDHANISFESWFTHQLQELGITEISELDIFTEDDFIFEGIPYWQFDDFAEKYPNFLNIGDLQLDVEYIKSKNLIYVIYCSGLRKSDPKRRELPVWKGWKVQYKKASRIVDVR, from the coding sequence ATGCAGTCTCTTCCTATTGATAGCCTTCGTTCTGATTTTCATTCCCTGATCCCCAATCAGCATCTTGTTGTTGAAGCAGAAACCGGATCGGGTAAATCAACCTGTTTGCCTGTGTGGGCGGCAGAGCATGGACGGGTTCTGGTGATTGAGCCGAGAAGAATTGCCTGTACTTCGCTTGCAGAATTTATCGCTGAAAGTGAGCAGACAAAGCTCGGTGATAAAATAGGTTATGCGATAAAGCTGGATTCAAAGTTCTCTGATAAGAGTCAGGTTGTCTTTGTGACGCCTGGTGTGGCGCTCAGATGGTTTGCTGAAAACAAGCTAAACGAATTCGATCTGGTGATGGTGGATGAGTTTCATGAGCGTCGCTGGGATACCGATTTGCTGGTGGCTTTGCTGAAAGAGAATAATCAGCACAGGATGATTGTGACATCAGCGACCATGGAAGGCGAAAAGCTGGCCGCTTATATCGGCGCAAAACGGCTGGTTTCAGAAGGCAGGATGTTTAAAGTGGATATCCGTTATCTGGCCCGGGAGTACAACACCCTACCTGATAGCCGAAATCTGGAACAGAATGTGTGCGACCAGATTTTACAGCGAATTGATGAAACCGATGGCGATCTTCTGGTGTTTTTACCGGGTAAAAAAGAGATTAATCAGTGTGCGCAAAGGCTGAATAAGCTAAGTGGTGTAGAAGTGGTAAGGCTTCATGCGTCGGTTTCTGACAGTGAAAGGCATAGAGCACTTAACCGGCTTGACAAACAAAAGGTGGTGCTGGCAACCAATGTCGCGGAAACATCGCTGACGATTCCCAACATTACACTGGTTATCGATTCCGGCCTTGAACGCCGTACTTCACAGAGAAATGGCCGGACTGTGCTGAGCCTGAAGTCCATCTCCAAAGCCAGCGCAAGGCAGCGATCCGGCCGAGCAGGGCGGGTCAGAGACGGTTTGTGTGTCAGGCTGTACGGTGAGCATGCGGCATTAGAGCTGATGACACCTCCCGAGTTATTACGGGAAGAGCTAACCGAAGCAATGCTTGCTGCTGCTTGTTGTGGTAGCCGGTTAACAGAGCTGCATTTTCTTGATGCTTTGCCGGAAAAATCTCTGGCCAGTGCAGAAACCATGCTGAAAAACATGCAGGCGATAGATGAGCGCGGAGATATTACCAGACATGGTCAGGTGCTGTATCCGCTGCCGATTGATGCCATCTATGCCGACCTTCTGACCCGAATGCCGATAAAACCTCTGCGTGAAGCCATGCTTGATTTGGCCGCAGCGCTTTCGGTTCCTGCGACCATCTTCAAAATTCCCTCGAATGAAGAACAACTGGAAGAACTTGCCAAGTGGGAACCGAATGCCTGTGACGGTGCTGTGCTTATCCGCTTAGTCAGGGGAGAAAAAGCGCCGTTTCTGGAGATAGATCAGGACGCCCTGAAAGAAGCCAGGGGTCTGGCGCAGCAAATGCGCGATGCGCTGGAATTGCCTGCTCTTGACGTAGCTTCCCGTTACAACCGGAGTGAATGGTTAAAGGCAATTATCGCGATTCACCCTGAACTGGTTTATGTAAGACGAGAAAAGCGCCGTGAAGCCATGGGCAACGGCAAGGCCGAATTAATGCCGGGCAGAAACAGTCTGTTTGCCGATAAAGATGAAGCGGCAATTGTTCTGGATCAGCACAGCATTCCGGGACGAGGCGTTAAGCAGACGCTGAATCTTGGGTCTGTTATGCTGCCCGTTCCAGTTTCAGAGCTGATTGAAATGGAAATCGGCCAATGGTGTCAGGGTGAAACGGTTGTTGAGGAGGGCGTTCTCTATTCCCGGTTAAACCTTATATATGCGGGTCGTACACTAAGCTCCAAAAAGGTGATGCCCGAGGGTGAGCTTTTGCTTAAGCCTATAGTTGATGCGGTTCAGAGCGGGTCGATTTTTCCGGGCTTTGCAGAAAAAAGAGCAAGAGAGATACAACTCTGGAAGCTCTATGTTGAGCTGGGGTTGGATGAGAGTTGCACCGATCATGCGAATATCAGCTTTGAGTCCTGGTTTACCCATCAGCTTCAGGAGCTGGGCATAACAGAGATCAGTGAACTGGATATTTTTACTGAAGATGACTTTATTTTCGAAGGTATTCCATACTGGCAATTCGATGATTTCGCGGAAAAATATCCCAACTTTTTAAATATCGGAGATCTGCAACTTGATGTTGAGTATATCAAGTCAAAAAATTTGATATATGTAATCTATTGCAGTGGATTGCGTAAGTCTGATCCAAAAAGAAGAGAATTACCTGTCTGGAAAGGCTGGAAAGTTCAGTATAAAAAAGCAAGCAGGATAGTGGATGTTCGTTAA
- a CDS encoding transporter, with protein sequence MEDHERNLVVFDYTTFLAAACRKKWTLTEVFLSIAPVFGYAWKNSVQKEQNIQERVWELALGTLSAQSSDVTNIIRLTELAKHEGVKEIRLMMPYELEQSQLDNISQESEVQISRSAQDEFTIYL encoded by the coding sequence GTGGAAGATCACGAAAGAAATTTAGTGGTGTTTGATTACACGACATTTCTTGCAGCAGCTTGTAGAAAGAAATGGACACTGACTGAAGTGTTTCTTTCTATTGCGCCTGTGTTTGGATATGCATGGAAAAATAGTGTCCAAAAAGAGCAAAATATTCAGGAAAGGGTCTGGGAATTGGCTCTAGGCACCTTGTCGGCACAGAGCAGTGATGTGACTAATATCATCAGACTGACTGAACTGGCTAAGCATGAGGGTGTTAAAGAGATCAGGCTTATGATGCCTTACGAGCTGGAGCAGTCTCAACTGGACAATATCAGTCAGGAAAGCGAAGTGCAGATCTCCCGGTCAGCACAGGATGAGTTTACGATTTATCTTTAG
- a CDS encoding AMP-binding protein — MSASDNKNISSSPNETAQSVVRIVCDITRELNPDALENGGLGLDSNLDHDLGLDSLARAELLIRIEAHFKASLPEHTLTSIETPRDLIKALLQADTSVKPDAIDNAISQVTLDSVESHPTKVKTLQELLSWHVKKHPDRPHLYVFQNADKVDEISYKTLHSKAVEVAAGLIDKGVEPGDRVAIMLPTCNDYFFSFFGILFARAIPIPIYPPARMQQIEDHLKRHASILKNAQAKLLITVKEAKPLSQLLKLQVSSVESVVTFDELEGSRQPVDVGEAKEKDIAFLQYTSGSTGVPKGVTLTHANLLANVRAMGKVIHASSDDVFVSWLPVYHDMGLIGAWFGSLYHSIPLVIMSPLLFLTKPQRWLWAIHHYRGTLSPAPNFAYELCVNRISDAELEGLDLSSWRLSWNGAEPVSPQTIQSFTGKFAKFGYKPETMSPVYGLAESSVGLTFPAEIRTPRIEYFCRDELSLSGRAVQADSSDENSIAMVGLGQPLPEHQIRIVDDLGKELPDGEEGALEFKGPSSTQGYYRRPDKTKELYHDDWLVTGDRAFTLAGELFLTGRSKDIIIRAGRNIYPHELELAVASIPGIRKGCVAAFGSHDSGAGTEKLVVLAESRETDTDQLKRFKKQINSLAIDLLGSPVDDVVIGPPHTVPKTSSGKIRRSACKEMYEKGTLGERQKAVWLQALQLAIAGVVPQIRRGSRTAADIGYAAYCWLIMGLLAPLVWILVAILPSQPTRWKVVKYGSRALIRLTGTRLTVKGKSHLPDLDHPSILIANHSSYLDGIIVAAATGLPCRFVAKAELLKQPVARIFLTRLGTEFVERFDAEKSIVDADKIINQANNNQALLIFPEGTLYRMAGLHEFHMGAFMAAAHSGLPVTPLTICGSRAKLRGNSLFPRRGAVNVTISQPLLPEGADWESAVVLRDKARNEILNHCEEPDMAHNSTR; from the coding sequence ATGTCAGCCAGTGATAACAAAAATATCAGCTCCTCTCCAAATGAGACAGCTCAGTCCGTTGTCCGGATCGTTTGTGATATAACCAGAGAGCTCAATCCCGACGCGCTTGAAAACGGCGGATTAGGGCTGGACAGTAATCTGGATCATGACCTGGGATTAGACAGCCTTGCCCGTGCTGAACTGTTGATTCGTATTGAAGCCCATTTTAAAGCTTCGCTGCCTGAGCATACGCTGACCTCCATTGAAACACCCAGAGATCTGATCAAGGCCCTATTGCAGGCAGACACCAGCGTTAAACCTGATGCCATTGATAACGCCATCAGCCAGGTTACGCTGGACTCAGTGGAAAGCCACCCAACTAAGGTTAAGACTCTCCAGGAGCTGCTTAGCTGGCATGTAAAAAAACACCCTGACCGCCCTCACCTTTATGTGTTTCAAAATGCCGATAAAGTGGATGAAATCAGTTATAAAACTCTGCACAGCAAGGCTGTAGAAGTCGCAGCCGGTTTAATAGATAAAGGCGTGGAGCCAGGGGATCGCGTTGCCATTATGCTGCCTACCTGCAATGACTATTTTTTTAGTTTCTTCGGAATACTCTTTGCGCGGGCGATTCCCATTCCTATCTATCCACCAGCGCGAATGCAGCAGATAGAGGATCATCTGAAACGCCACGCCAGTATTTTAAAAAACGCCCAGGCAAAGCTGCTGATTACGGTGAAGGAAGCGAAACCTCTGTCTCAGTTGCTTAAGCTGCAGGTGTCATCAGTGGAATCGGTTGTCACCTTTGATGAACTGGAAGGCTCACGACAACCCGTTGATGTGGGAGAAGCCAAAGAAAAGGATATCGCCTTTTTGCAGTACACTTCCGGAAGTACCGGTGTACCGAAAGGCGTTACCCTGACTCATGCAAACCTTCTGGCCAATGTCAGAGCAATGGGCAAAGTGATCCATGCCAGCTCAGACGATGTCTTTGTCAGCTGGCTGCCGGTTTATCACGATATGGGGCTGATTGGTGCCTGGTTTGGTAGTCTTTATCACTCCATCCCTCTGGTGATCATGTCGCCTCTGCTCTTTCTGACTAAACCTCAACGCTGGTTATGGGCAATTCATCACTACCGGGGAACTCTCTCTCCGGCTCCGAATTTTGCCTATGAGCTCTGTGTAAACCGGATAAGCGATGCTGAACTGGAAGGGCTGGATCTTAGCAGTTGGCGGCTATCCTGGAACGGCGCGGAACCGGTAAGCCCGCAAACGATACAAAGCTTTACCGGGAAATTCGCCAAATTTGGCTATAAACCGGAAACCATGTCTCCGGTCTACGGATTAGCAGAGTCTTCCGTCGGGTTAACCTTCCCCGCCGAAATAAGAACACCACGTATTGAATATTTTTGCAGAGATGAGTTAAGCCTCTCAGGCAGAGCCGTTCAGGCCGACAGCTCTGATGAAAACAGCATTGCTATGGTGGGCCTGGGCCAGCCGCTGCCGGAGCATCAGATCCGCATTGTGGACGATTTAGGTAAAGAGCTACCGGACGGAGAAGAAGGTGCCCTCGAGTTTAAAGGCCCGTCCTCCACTCAGGGCTATTACCGGAGACCGGATAAGACCAAAGAGCTATACCATGACGACTGGCTGGTGACCGGTGACCGCGCCTTTACCTTAGCCGGTGAGCTTTTTCTTACCGGGCGCAGTAAAGATATTATTATCCGCGCAGGACGTAATATTTATCCCCACGAACTGGAGTTAGCCGTTGCCAGTATCCCAGGAATAAGAAAAGGCTGCGTAGCGGCATTTGGCAGCCATGACAGCGGCGCCGGTACAGAAAAGTTAGTGGTTCTGGCTGAGAGCCGGGAAACAGATACTGATCAATTAAAGCGGTTCAAAAAACAGATCAACTCACTGGCCATCGACTTGCTGGGCAGCCCGGTTGATGATGTGGTCATCGGCCCGCCACATACTGTCCCGAAAACCTCCAGCGGAAAAATCCGCCGCAGTGCATGTAAAGAGATGTATGAAAAAGGCACTTTAGGTGAAAGGCAAAAAGCGGTATGGCTTCAGGCACTTCAGCTAGCCATCGCCGGGGTGGTTCCTCAGATACGCCGGGGTTCCCGGACAGCAGCCGATATTGGCTACGCCGCGTACTGCTGGCTGATTATGGGATTACTCGCGCCCCTTGTCTGGATTCTTGTGGCAATTCTCCCGTCTCAGCCTACGCGCTGGAAAGTGGTGAAGTATGGCTCCAGAGCGCTAATACGGCTGACAGGTACCAGACTCACTGTAAAAGGCAAGAGTCATCTGCCGGATTTGGATCATCCCTCAATCCTTATTGCCAATCACAGCAGTTATCTGGACGGAATCATTGTCGCCGCAGCCACTGGCCTTCCCTGCCGGTTTGTGGCAAAAGCCGAGCTACTAAAACAACCGGTCGCACGAATATTCTTAACCCGTTTAGGAACTGAGTTCGTAGAAAGGTTTGATGCAGAAAAGAGCATTGTTGATGCAGATAAAATAATAAACCAGGCGAATAACAATCAGGCTCTGCTGATCTTTCCCGAGGGAACACTTTACCGCATGGCAGGCTTGCATGAGTTTCATATGGGAGCATTTATGGCAGCGGCCCATTCAGGGTTGCCGGTAACCCCGCTAACCATTTGCGGAAGCCGGGCAAAGCTCAGGGGAAATTCACTGTTTCCACGACGTGGTGCGGTCAATGTTACCATAAGCCAGCCGCTGCTCCCTGAAGGTGCTGACTGGGAATCGGCAGTGGTATTAAGAGACAAAGCCAGAAATGAAATCCTGAATCACTGTGAAGAGCCGGATATGGCGCATAATTCCACAAGATAA